A stretch of DNA from Nitrospirota bacterium:
GATAAATTTGAATACAGGCGTGGATACAAGTTCAGTACTTATGCCACATGGTGGATAAGGCAGGCTATTACAAGGGCGATTGCGGACCAGGCAAGGACAATAAGGATTCCTGTTCACATGATTGAAACTATCAATAAACTAATCCGTACATCGAGACAGCTCGTTCAGGAAATCGGGCGTGAACCTTCTCCGGAAGAGATAGCAGCTGAAATGAAGTTACCGGTTGAAAAGGTAAGGAAAGTGCTGAAGATAGCCAAGGAACCTATATCACTTGAGACCCCTGTTGGAGAGGAAGAAGACAGTCATCTTGGGGACTTCATTGAAGATAAGAAGGCAATATCCCCGATTGATGCAGCAATTAAGGCGAACTTACACGGACAGATTGACAATGTATTAAGGACTCTTACACCAAGAGAGGAAAAGGTACTCAGGATGCGTTTTGGTATAGGAGAATTGACGGATCATACACTTGAAGAGGTGGGACAGACATTTGATGTAACAAGGGAAAGAATACGTCAGATAGAGGCAAAGGCTTTGAGAAAATTAAGGCATCCAAGCCGGAGCAAACGTCTCAAAAGTTTTACTGATTAGTAATTTTTTAGGGCCCATAGCTCAGCTTGGTAGAGCCACCGGCTCATAACCGGTTGGTCCCAGGTTCAAACCCTGGTGGGCCCACCAAGCATCCAAAATTATGGAATATATTTCTAATGAACAATTGAAACTACTTATTCGGATTCAGGAAAAAGACAGCAGGATTTTAGAGATTGCTGAGAAACAAAAAGGACTTCCTGATTTATTATCCTCTCTGAAAGTAAATCTTGATAAAGCACAGGCTGAACATTCAGCAGCTTCAGAGGAATTTGATAATGCATCTAAAGAACGAAGGACATTAGAAGGGGAATTAAAAACCTTAGAAGATAAAATAAAAAAACTCAAGGAGAGAATACCGGAAATCAAGAAAAATACTGAGTATCAGGCCCTTTTAAAAGAAATCAATACCGTTGAAAAAGAAAAGTCTGATATTGAAGAAAAGATATTAATACTCCTTGAGAAAATAGATACATTGAAAGAGGTCAAAACCAGAGAGGAAAAGGTTGTAAAGGAAGAAGAAAAAAAATTCTCAGAGCACAAGAAAAAGGTTGAAGAGGAATATAGCCTTTTAACTGAGAAACTTAAAGAAATAGAGGCTGACAAAGGTTCTATAACATCTCAGATTGATTCCAAACTCCTTGCAGAATATTCAAGATTAATAGCTACTAAGAGAGGGCAGGCTATAGTATCAGTTCAGGATGAACACTGCATGGGTTGTCACATACGTATTCCTCCACAAATCTTTTCTCAGATCAGGAAAAATGACAAGATCATTACCTGTTTAAGTTGTTCGAGGATACTTTATTGGAAACCTGCCTAAGTAAAGAAAATCAAAAATTAAAATGTAAAAGTTAAAATGACAGATAAAAATTCAAAATTAGAAACATAAGGACATGGGCGTAAGTGTATTTTTTAGTTTTGATATGGATTTTTGATTTTTGAGATTTAAATTTTGATTTTACAAGATTTTCGAGTAGAATGCGGACTAAGTAAGACAGATGGTCGCCTTGTTGTTTATATTTAGATAAAAACGACGGGGAGGAAAGTCCGAACTCCAAAGGGCATGGTGCTGGGTAACGCCCAGTGGGGGTGACCCTAAGGAAAGTGCCACAGAAAATAAACCGCCAGGAAAGACAGTTAATAGATGAAAGTGAAAAGGTAATAGTGGTAAACACTAACATCTTACTCTAACATCTCTCACTGTTTTCCAGGTAAGGGTGAAACGGCGAGGTAAGAGCTCACCGCTCCGTTGGCAACAAGGGAGGCACGGTAAACCCCACCAGGAGCAAGACCAAATAGGGAAACGTTTCAGGATAGAGATATCCTGATGAAGGTCTGCCCGGCCAAGTTTTCGGGTTAGGTCGCTTAAGGTTCCGGGAGACCGGGATCTCAGAGGAATGATCATCACCCCGACAGGGTAACCTGAAAGGGGAACAAAATTCGGCTTATTTCTTACTTAGTCCGCTAACAAACAAGGGTTCGAGGGTATTTGCTGTATACTTGACCCCTTGAACCCTTTCTTTATAACTTACACTGTCTTTTCAAGCTCATCCACAAGATCTACATATCGTTGACGGCCGTTTTCACCTAATTTCTCTTTTTCAACTAAATTAAATATATTTAAAAGCTCCTGCTGAGCATTCTCTGGAATTAAGTTATTTGCCATCATATAAAGTATACCGTCCTCTTTCTGCATATGCGGCAATAAGAGGCTTCCGTAATTCCTTGCATTATCAGCAAAAATCTTTTTAGCACCGGCATCTCCGGCAGCATACTGCTCAGCAGCCTCTGCCATTGCCCGTGCATATCCTCTGCCCTCATCATGTTCAACCAGCATAACACCTATTGGGCCTCCTTCTATTGGAAAACCCTTCTCCTCCATCTTTTTAAACAGCAGATCCTCTTCCTTACCATGATGATAATTATCAGCAAAATTCCTTATAAAATCCGCAGAATTTTTCATAACATCTGCTGATACATCCTCACCATTATCAATCTTATGTGAAACCTTTTCCAAAATATCAATCATCTTCTCAATAACCCTGTGATCTTTTTTTAAAGCCTCTGTTGCTACCATAATTTAACTACCTCCTTTTTAACTAAACATAATTTAATGGTTATTTGTTCTATAACTGCTGCTCATTTCTATTCATTGAATCATAGCACATTAGTATATTATATATATGCTTTCAAATACTTGTATGACTTGAATCATATAGGTATTAATCAGGAAAGAATATTACAATGGACCGGATATACCGAGCCTCCTTACCATAAGAAAGTGAAGTGCTAAAAGGCCGATGGTAATCCATGGAAGGATTACAACATGGAATGCAAAAAAACGTGTAAGTGCAAGCTGACCTACAATGTTTCCACCTTTAAGCAGAAAGGTTATGTATGGACCAATAACCGGAGCAGTACTTGGAATTTCAGCGCCTATTGTCGTTGCCCAGAAGGATACCTGATTCCATGGAAGAAGGTAGCCGGTAAATCCAAATGAAAGCACCAGCATGAACAGACATATACCTATAACCCAGTTCATATCCCTCGGCGGTTTATATGCTGCATGAAAATAAATTCTTAACATGTGTATCATAACTGTGATTACCATTACATTAGCCGCCCAGTGATGGAAGCCCCTCACTAACCAGCCGAATGGAACGTTATTGGTTATATGGACAACACTATCGTAGGCATGGTCAACTGTAGGACGGTAATACATTAATAGCAGGATACCTGTAACAATGTTTGTAAGAAAAAGAAGGAATGTAAAACCGCCGAAGCAAAACCAGAAATTTATGTGCGGAGGCACCGGCTTCTTCAAAACCTTTTTTAGAGCTGATCTGAAATCAAGCCTGTCGTCAAGTTCGCCATATAGAAATCCAGTTGCAAGAGTAAGCCAGTTTACCAGGCCGCGAAGATTAACACTCTTGTCCAGTTTATCAAGCCAGTCTCTTTTGTTCTTATTGCTCATCACCTGAAAATCCTCTCCTGCGGGGTACGAAAACCCCGCCTATCCAGATATATATCAAGGATAGGTGGGACATTCTTGTCCCACTCATTTTCATTTTTTCTTGCATCTTGCCTCTTACTTCTTGCCTCTTGCTTCTTACTTCTGCTAATCGCTCACCGCTGCCTATCCAATAACCACTGTGTCTCCACTCAGTTTTACCTCATAGCTTGGGAGTGGACGAGGCGGCGGGCCGCCAAGAACGGTTCCGGTAACATCATACATACCTCCGTGACATGGACAGATAAGGCGTTTTTCATCCGGATGCCAGCTTACTACACAACCGAGGTGTGTGCAAATTAGGGAGAGTGCGTAAACCTGCCCGTTTAAGCGTATAATGCCCGCTGGCTTTCCTCCGATAACAACCTTCTTCATGCTGCCTTCTTCGAGTTCTGCAAGCGGGAAAGATGGCTTCTTTTCACCTCCACTGCCTGCGGTCTTCTCTGTCGGCCATAAATATTTAAGCCCGGCATAGCTTGATAAAATTCCAGCCCCGATAACCCATAACCCTATAAGCGAGTTGATGACCGTGCTGAGGAAGTTCCGCCTTGATATTTCTTCCATATCTTCTCCTGATCTTTATCCTGAAACTGACCGTTGCTCACCCTCCCCCTAACCCCCTCCCGTCAAGGGAGGGGGGATAATCTAAATACCCTCTCCCCCCTTTTGAATAGACGGATAGTGTCCGGGTTAGGGGGCATCATCTTCATCTCTGTGAGCCTGCGGCTGATGATTTCTTATTTCTTACTTCTAACTTCTTACTTCTTACCTCTTGCTTCTTACCTCTTGCTTCTGCTGTCTTACTTCTGTACCTTTTCCTCACCCTTTGCAAATGTCCTTATATAATGAATAACTGCCCAGCGATCCTTTGCAGGCATAATCTCTTCACGGGCAAACATCCTTGTACCATGTACCCCCTTTGATACTGAGTAGAACAGCATACCGTCTGTCTTCTTTGACATGATATTGTCATCACTAAAATCTCTCGGCATCGGATCAAATTTTCCAATTACAGCAGAATTTCCCTTACCATCTCCATATACCCCATGACATGTCTCACAATGTCCAAAGTAGAGGCGCCGCCCTTCTCTCATTGTCTGGAGAGAAAATGGAAGAGGATTTTTCATGTTGAGGTACTCTTTTGGATAATAGCCGGGTGCAAGAGTAGGATCCTCTCCTGCAATTAGAAGTGAAGGCAGGAACAAAACAACTGCCAACGACAACATTAAGAATGTCTTTCTGAAATTCATAATTTTCTCCTTTCTTAATTTACGCCAAGAAACCTGTTTACTGTCTCCGATATCTCATTAACTATACTTTCAATCTTATCCTCTCTGTCTCCTTCAACCATTATGCGTAACAAAGGTTCCGTGCCGGAATATCTGACAAGAACCCTCCCTCTTCCATCTAATTTTTTTTCAGAATCGCTTATTACACTCTTTATCTCGGGTATAGAATCGAGTGACTTTTTCTCCCTAACTCTTATGTTTACAAGTTTTTGCGGGAAGGTCTGCATACAGGATGATAATTCTGATAGAGATTTACCGGTTTTCTTCATAATTGTCAATACCTGGAGTGCTGTTATAAGTCCGTCCCCTGTTGTGTTGTAATCAGAAAATATTAAGTGCCCCGACTGCTCACCGCCGAGATTACAATTCATGCGGAACATCTCTTCCAGAACATATCTGTCACCTACAGGTGTCCTTACAATATCTATCCCAGCCTCTCTCATCGCCACTTCAAGGCCGATATTGCTCATAACTGTTGTTACAAGGGTATTATTTTTTAGTACGCCATCCTTTTTCATCTCAATTGCACACATAGCCATAATCTTATCACCATCCACAACCTCACCTTTTTCATCCACAAAGATAACCCTGTCTGCATCGCCGTCATGGGCAAATCCGATGTCTGCACCAGATGTAACAACCTCCTTCTGTACTTTTTCAGGATGAAGAGACCCGCCGCCAAGATTGATATTTGTACCATCAGGTTTATTCCCGAATGTAATAATGCTTGCACCGAGTTCCTGAAGTACCGTAGGGGTAATCTTATATGAAGCACCATTGGCACAATCAATTACTGCTTTTATACCCTCAAAGTCCATGCCCTTGGGAATTGTGTTCTTGGCAAACTCAATGTAGCGTCCTTCTGCATCATCAATCCTGTAAGCCTTTCCAATAAGATTACCTGTAGGCCTTACATCCTCAATACTCCCCGAAGATATAATTTCCTCTATCTCCTTTTCATACTCATCAGGAAGTTTAGCGCCATCTTCAGAGAAGAATTTAATCCCATTATCCTCGAATAGATTATGTGAGGCAGAAATTACAATCCCTGCATCGCCCCTCATGCTCCTTGTAAGAAAGGCAATCGCCGGCGTAGGCATTGGACCTACCAGTAACACATCAACGCCCATAGAACATATACCTGCCGTAAGCGCCCCTTCAAACATATATCCGGAAAGCCGCGTATCCTTCCCGATTAATATCCTGTGGTGGCCCTTCCTGTTCTTCCTTTGCTTAAAGAAATATGCCGCTGCCCTGCCGAGTTTGAGAGACATTTCAACGGTCATCGGCTCTATGTTTGCAACGCCTCTAACCCCATCTGTACCAAAAAGCCTTTTCATATCCGTTCTACCTCCACATCTATCATGATGACTTCATTTCCAATAACCCTCACATTACGCTGAGGTACATTGACCTTAATCTCTTTCGTAAAACTGTTTTTTCTACCGGATACATCAACAGATAATCCCTCTAATAAAATCAAAGATTCAAGCTCAGACTCCGGCCCCTCCACTGCAATCTCTGAAGGTTTGACATAAACTCTTTTTATCCTGTAACCCTTTGCAGGAATCCCTGAGATTTCTACCTTCACCTTTAAATTTTTTCTTACTACATGCACCATATCTATCTTTATTATCTTAGGGTCAATCCTCACAACATCAATATTTGCAGGGATATTGATATTACTCCTGTCAAGTGTATACACTCTGGTTCCTTCCTTTCCATGTGAAAGGTCTATGCTGACATTAGTCTGTCCCATATCCAGTTCCTTTACAGCGCTCTGCCTCCCTTTTAATCTCACGTTTATATGATCATCAACCTTTCCTGAGACCATAACATTTTCAGGGATATTTTTTAATTGAAGAGGCAGTGCATAATTAATCTCTATGGTATCCTTTGAAATAACCGGACTTATATAAAACCATATAGTAAATGCAAAGAAAAGGGATATTATCTTTAGAAACAGATTATTTGTAAGAATGCCCCTGAAAGAACCCATGCCTCCCCTTATTTACCCAACTCATCACCTGCCACAATCTTTTTAATACTATCTCTCATACTGACAGGAAAGATCGCCTCTATTATGCTCCAGAACGTTGTCTTCTCCTTTTTTATCCCTGTTTGAAATATATCTGTCAGGATTCGCCGCAATGAATTGGTATCCAGTTCTCTGATAATATCTCCTCCTATACAGACAGACACAGCTCCGGTCTCTTCGGAAACTACAATTGCAACAGCATCTGTCTCTTCTGTAACGCCTATAGCCGCCCTATGCCTTGTACCAAGGGATTTGCTTATATCAGTAGCCAATGTCAGCGGAAGAAAACATCCTGCAGCCACTATCCGGTCCCCTTTAATAATAATAGCGCCATCATGGATGGGTGAATACGGCAGGAAAATACTTGTCAGCAGTTCTCTTGTAATCTTTGCGTCCAACTGAACCCCCATCTCTATGAGATCTTTGAGTTCTGATTTCCTCTCAATTACAATAATTGCACCTATCTTTTTGTTGGCCAATGATACTGATGCCCTGATAATCTCCTCTATATTCCTTGACTCTTCCACAGCCGCGAGACGCTGGGTTAAAGGATTCTGCCCCATCTGGGCCAGTGCCTTTCGTATTTCAGGCTGAAAAAGTATAATAAGCGTCAGTACTATATATGACCATAGACTCTGGATCAGCCATTCTACAGTGAAGAGTCCTGCCCACCGCGATACAACAAATGCAACGAAAAGAATTACAAGCCCCATGAGCATCTGAAATGCCCGCGTACCTTTTATTAACAAAAGGAGGCGGTAGATAACAAAGGTAACTATTGTAATATCTACAATGTCCTGCCAGCGTATTTCAGTAATTATTTCTTTTAGAAAAGCAATCATGTTTATTGTGATTCTCCGGAAACCCCATCCCCACCCTGCCCCTCCCCCATTCAGTGTCGGGGAGGGAATCTCTCCCTAAAATCTTACTTCTAACTTGTTGCATCTAACTTCTAATGATTGCATCTGTCATCTTTGCTACCTGCTTCATAGCCTTGACATCATGCACACGTATTATGTTTGCCCCTTTACTAATTGCTAATGCTGTTACTGCTGCTGTTCCATAAATCCTCTCTTGAACAGGTAAATCCAGTATCTCTCCAATAAATGACTTTCTTGATGGCCCAATAAGTACAGGACAAGAGAGGCCGTTGAACTTATCAAGATTTCTTATCAGGGAGATGTTGTCTCTCAGCCTTTTCCCAAAACCAATGCCCGGGTCTATTATTATTTTATCCCGCTTCATACCGCACTTTTCAGCATATTCTATCCGCTCTTTAAGAAAATCATAGACATCCTGAACAATATCTTTGTAAACAGGATTTTTCTGCATATCCTGTGGCGTCCCAAGTATATGCATCAGGACAACCGGTGTATTATACTTAATTGCTGAATTAATCATGTTATGGTCAAATCTGAGTGCACTCACATCATTAATAATTGATGCACCCGCTTGAATTGCAAGTTCTGCAACCCTTGACTTGTAAGTGTCTATTGATATTGGAATTTTAACACGGGCAGATAAACCCTTTATTACAGGAATTACCCTTTTAATCTCATCTTCAACAGGTACAGGGTAAGAGCCGGGGCGGGTTGATTCTCCGCCGATATCTAATATGTCAGCCCCCTCGGATTCGAGTTTCAGGCCATATTCTATTGCCCTGTCAGGATCAAAAAAAAGACCGCCGTCTGAGAAAGAATCCGGGGTAACATTAATTATCCCCATTAAATAGGTTCTATCTTTATAAGCGGTCAATTTGTAATTGCGTTGTTCTAATTTATGCGGCCGCAGTTGTTGTGCGAATTATCTCATCAATCTCCGGACCATCAAGGGTTTCCTGTTCCAATAATGCCTCTGACAGTGCCTTCAGAGTATTAATATTATCTTTTAAGAGCTTCTTTGTTCTTTCATAATTTTCCATTACAAGGCGTTTTACTTCCTCATCAATCATTATTGCAGTATGTTCACTATAATCCCTGTGCTGGCTGATCTCCCTTCCGAGGAATATCTCTTCCTGTTTCTTCCCAAAGGTGAGCGGCCCAAGCCTCTCACTCATACCCCATTCACATACCATCTTGCGTGCCATCTCTGTTGCCCTCTCGATGTCATTGCCCGCGCCTGTGGTCATGTGGTTTAACATCAGTTCCTCAGCAATGCGGCCGCCAAGCAGTATAGCGATATTTGTATACAGAAAATCCTTTGAATAGGTATATTTCTCATCAGTCGGCAGTTGTTGTGTTATACCGAGTGCCCTGCCTCTCGGAATAATAGACACCTTGTGTATCGGGTCAGTTCCTGGAAGGAGCTTTGCCACAAGGGTATGGCCTGCCTCGTGAAATGCAGTATTCTTTTTTTCATTCTCACTTATAAGCAGGCTCTTCCTCTCGACACCCATTAACACCTTATCTTTTGCCGCCTCAAAATCATCCATCTCAACGAGTTTCTTGTTTGTCCTTGCAGCAGAAAGGGCTGCCTCATTAACAAGGTTCGCAAGTTCTGCACCCGAAAATCCCGGCGTTCCTCTTGCAATAGTCTCAAGATTAACATCATTTGAGATAGGAATCTTTTTTGTATGTACCTTCAGGATACCGATCCTTCCTCTCACATCCGGTCTTCCAACCACTATCTGACGGTCAAATCTCCCCGGTCTTAAAAGCGCAGGGTCAAGTACATCAGGCCTGTTTGTGGCAGCAATAAGTATTACCCCCTCATTTGTCTCAAACCCGTCCATCTCAACAAGCAACTGGTTAAGGGTCTGCTCACGCTCGTCATGACCGCCGCCAAGACCGGCGCCCCTGAGCCGCCCTACTGCATCTATTTCATCAATGAAAATTATGCAGGGTGCATGTTTCTTACCCTGCTCAAACAAATCCCTTACCCGCGATGCACCGACACCGACAAACATCTCAACAAAATCAGAGCCGCTGATGCTGAAAAAGGGTACATTCGCCTCGCCTGCTATTGCCTTAGCAAGGAGTGTCTTACCTGTACCGGGAGGCCCTACAATCAGTACACCTTTAGGTATCCTGCCGCCGAGCTTCTGGAACTTTGGAGGGTCTTTAAGGAACTCAATAACCTCCTGCACCTCATCCTTTGCCTCATCAACACCGGCCACATCCGCAAACGTTACCTTCTTCCGGTCTTCAGTCAGGAGTCTCGCACGGCTTTTACCGAAAGAAAGCGCACGGTTTCCCCCCATCTGGGTCTGCCGCATAAAGAATATCCATACCCCGACAAGAAGGAGAATCGGCCCCCATGAGAATAAGAATGCGATATACCATGGTGTCTCGTCAGGCGGTTTAACAGTTATCTTGACACCCTTGTCTCTCAGGCTGGTTACAAGGTTCGGATAATCCATCGTATAAGTGCTGAACTGGGCACCGTCCTTCATCGTGCCGCTTATCTGGTTCTGCTTAATAACGACCTCTGTTACCTGCCCCTGCTCAACCCTGTTAAGAAAATCACTGAAAACTATCTCTTTTGAAGGTCCAGTGGTGTGCTGAGAAAGATAATAAAGCAGGATCATTACACCGCCTATAACGATCCATAACCCTAGATTTTTATAAAAAGAATTCATTGTCTATATTATGTCTCCGGTTTAATGTTA
This window harbors:
- a CDS encoding cytochrome c, with protein sequence MNFRKTFLMLSLAVVLFLPSLLIAGEDPTLAPGYYPKEYLNMKNPLPFSLQTMREGRRLYFGHCETCHGVYGDGKGNSAVIGKFDPMPRDFSDDNIMSKKTDGMLFYSVSKGVHGTRMFAREEIMPAKDRWAVIHYIRTFAKGEEKVQK
- a CDS encoding Rieske (2Fe-2S) protein, whose translation is MEEISRRNFLSTVINSLIGLWVIGAGILSSYAGLKYLWPTEKTAGSGGEKKPSFPLAELEEGSMKKVVIGGKPAGIIRLNGQVYALSLICTHLGCVVSWHPDEKRLICPCHGGMYDVTGTVLGGPPPRPLPSYEVKLSGDTVVIG
- a CDS encoding TIGR00159 family protein gives rise to the protein MIAFLKEIITEIRWQDIVDITIVTFVIYRLLLLIKGTRAFQMLMGLVILFVAFVVSRWAGLFTVEWLIQSLWSYIVLTLIILFQPEIRKALAQMGQNPLTQRLAAVEESRNIEEIIRASVSLANKKIGAIIVIERKSELKDLIEMGVQLDAKITRELLTSIFLPYSPIHDGAIIIKGDRIVAAGCFLPLTLATDISKSLGTRHRAAIGVTEETDAVAIVVSEETGAVSVCIGGDIIRELDTNSLRRILTDIFQTGIKKEKTTFWSIIEAIFPVSMRDSIKKIVAGDELGK
- a CDS encoding phosphoglucosamine mutase, with product MKRLFGTDGVRGVANIEPMTVEMSLKLGRAAAYFFKQRKNRKGHHRILIGKDTRLSGYMFEGALTAGICSMGVDVLLVGPMPTPAIAFLTRSMRGDAGIVISASHNLFEDNGIKFFSEDGAKLPDEYEKEIEEIISSGSIEDVRPTGNLIGKAYRIDDAEGRYIEFAKNTIPKGMDFEGIKAVIDCANGASYKITPTVLQELGASIITFGNKPDGTNINLGGGSLHPEKVQKEVVTSGADIGFAHDGDADRVIFVDEKGEVVDGDKIMAMCAIEMKKDGVLKNNTLVTTVMSNIGLEVAMREAGIDIVRTPVGDRYVLEEMFRMNCNLGGEQSGHLIFSDYNTTGDGLITALQVLTIMKKTGKSLSELSSCMQTFPQKLVNIRVREKKSLDSIPEIKSVISDSEKKLDGRGRVLVRYSGTEPLLRIMVEGDREDKIESIVNEISETVNRFLGVN
- the folP gene encoding dihydropteroate synthase → MGIINVTPDSFSDGGLFFDPDRAIEYGLKLESEGADILDIGGESTRPGSYPVPVEDEIKRVIPVIKGLSARVKIPISIDTYKSRVAELAIQAGASIINDVSALRFDHNMINSAIKYNTPVVLMHILGTPQDMQKNPVYKDIVQDVYDFLKERIEYAEKCGMKRDKIIIDPGIGFGKRLRDNISLIRNLDKFNGLSCPVLIGPSRKSFIGEILDLPVQERIYGTAAVTALAISKGANIIRVHDVKAMKQVAKMTDAIIRS
- a CDS encoding ATP-dependent metallopeptidase FtsH/Yme1/Tma family protein → MNSFYKNLGLWIVIGGVMILLYYLSQHTTGPSKEIVFSDFLNRVEQGQVTEVVIKQNQISGTMKDGAQFSTYTMDYPNLVTSLRDKGVKITVKPPDETPWYIAFLFSWGPILLLVGVWIFFMRQTQMGGNRALSFGKSRARLLTEDRKKVTFADVAGVDEAKDEVQEVIEFLKDPPKFQKLGGRIPKGVLIVGPPGTGKTLLAKAIAGEANVPFFSISGSDFVEMFVGVGASRVRDLFEQGKKHAPCIIFIDEIDAVGRLRGAGLGGGHDEREQTLNQLLVEMDGFETNEGVILIAATNRPDVLDPALLRPGRFDRQIVVGRPDVRGRIGILKVHTKKIPISNDVNLETIARGTPGFSGAELANLVNEAALSAARTNKKLVEMDDFEAAKDKVLMGVERKSLLISENEKKNTAFHEAGHTLVAKLLPGTDPIHKVSIIPRGRALGITQQLPTDEKYTYSKDFLYTNIAILLGGRIAEELMLNHMTTGAGNDIERATEMARKMVCEWGMSERLGPLTFGKKQEEIFLGREISQHRDYSEHTAIMIDEEVKRLVMENYERTKKLLKDNINTLKALSEALLEQETLDGPEIDEIIRTTTAAA
- a CDS encoding hemerythrin domain-containing protein, whose translation is MVATEALKKDHRVIEKMIDILEKVSHKIDNGEDVSADVMKNSADFIRNFADNYHHGKEEDLLFKKMEEKGFPIEGGPIGVMLVEHDEGRGYARAMAEAAEQYAAGDAGAKKIFADNARNYGSLLLPHMQKEDGILYMMANNLIPENAQQELLNIFNLVEKEKLGENGRQRYVDLVDELEKTV
- a CDS encoding cytochrome b N-terminal domain-containing protein; amino-acid sequence: MSNKNKRDWLDKLDKSVNLRGLVNWLTLATGFLYGELDDRLDFRSALKKVLKKPVPPHINFWFCFGGFTFLLFLTNIVTGILLLMYYRPTVDHAYDSVVHITNNVPFGWLVRGFHHWAANVMVITVMIHMLRIYFHAAYKPPRDMNWVIGICLFMLVLSFGFTGYLLPWNQVSFWATTIGAEIPSTAPVIGPYITFLLKGGNIVGQLALTRFFAFHVVILPWITIGLLALHFLMVRRLGISGPL